The Sphingobium aromaticiconvertens genome has a segment encoding these proteins:
- a CDS encoding serine hydrolase — MKTIHWASASLGLLALALAGGGLATATDPAPLYSVAADAAPGETALRSAIDAIFDGESDMGKTRALLVMQGGRIVAERYAPGFGPDTKLLSWSMAKSVTAVLVGLMVSDGRLALDSPVPMPAWSQPGDPRGRITLRQLLTMSSGLGHVEEADPVASADTTRMLFTDGAQDMARFAEGKPLAHTPGATYSYSSGTTMILSDLMTRQLTNSENPAVRQRAMQQFIDGRLKIPAKLPSLTPEYDAAGTMIGGSILHMTARDYGRFGELLRNHGRVGGHQMVAENWIDFMTRPSKRNSAYGGHLWLNRQSNESALMPGQAPASLFGCVGHNGQYILVSPSQRLTIVRIGMSPRKEERVALRASLAKLIGLFPA, encoded by the coding sequence ATGAAGACGATTCACTGGGCGAGCGCAAGCCTTGGCCTCCTCGCGCTGGCGCTGGCCGGCGGTGGACTAGCGACTGCAACCGATCCCGCCCCGCTCTATAGTGTCGCGGCCGACGCGGCGCCGGGCGAAACCGCGCTGCGCAGCGCGATCGACGCGATCTTCGATGGTGAGTCCGACATGGGCAAAACGCGCGCTTTACTGGTGATGCAAGGCGGACGGATCGTGGCGGAACGCTATGCGCCGGGCTTTGGCCCCGACACCAAATTACTCTCCTGGTCGATGGCGAAGAGCGTGACCGCCGTATTGGTCGGCCTGATGGTATCGGACGGACGGCTGGCACTCGATTCGCCAGTGCCCATGCCCGCCTGGAGCCAGCCGGGCGATCCGCGCGGCAGGATCACCCTGCGCCAGCTTCTCACCATGTCCTCTGGCCTTGGCCATGTAGAAGAGGCCGATCCGGTGGCGAGCGCTGACACGACACGGATGCTGTTCACCGACGGCGCGCAGGATATGGCTCGTTTCGCCGAAGGAAAGCCGCTCGCGCACACGCCCGGCGCGACCTATTCCTACAGCAGCGGGACGACCATGATCCTGTCGGACCTGATGACCCGCCAACTCACCAACAGCGAAAATCCCGCCGTGCGTCAGCGGGCGATGCAGCAGTTCATCGACGGACGGCTGAAGATTCCGGCGAAACTCCCCAGCCTGACTCCCGAATATGATGCCGCAGGTACGATGATCGGCGGATCGATCCTGCACATGACCGCGCGCGACTATGGCCGGTTCGGCGAATTGCTCCGCAATCATGGGCGCGTCGGCGGACATCAGATGGTGGCGGAAAACTGGATCGACTTCATGACCCGCCCGTCAAAGCGCAATTCGGCCTATGGCGGCCACCTCTGGCTCAACCGCCAGAGCAATGAAAGTGCGCTGATGCCGGGGCAAGCGCCGGCAAGCCTGTTCGGCTGCGTCGGCCATAACGGCCAATATATCCTCGTCTCGCCCAGCCAGCGGCTGACGATCGTGCGGATCGGCATGTCCCCGCGCAAGGAAGAGCGCGTCGCGCTCAGGGCAAGTCTTGCCAAGCTGATCGGGCTGTTTCCGGCCTAA
- a CDS encoding YihY/virulence factor BrkB family protein yields the protein MVQPSPHSPESRRHRLANHTRNHINRQIDRVRPGSSAFEIFKRVAVGTYSDGFIHAGNLAYLSLMTLFPFFIVAAAVASIFGRTQDGISAVNAFLTTVPHGVADVVRQPISDVLTARSGPLLWLGGLVGLWTVGSLIETIRDIMRRAYGTKSTKSFWHYRLGAVGITLVSVLAVMFAFSMQVMITGIDQFLHQILPFADDAIALVSSLKLVPMAILCVALWSLYVSLTPTAYKGPEFPKWPGAIATALWWFAVTLLLPPTLSLLGGYDRTYGSLAGVMITLIFFFLVGLGVVIGAELNAALAEFPTEESRETADKQGNETGK from the coding sequence ATGGTGCAACCTTCCCCGCATAGCCCCGAGTCGCGCCGCCACCGGCTGGCCAATCACACGCGCAATCATATCAACCGCCAGATCGACAGGGTGCGACCGGGTTCTTCCGCATTCGAGATATTCAAGCGGGTGGCCGTAGGCACCTATAGTGACGGGTTCATCCATGCCGGGAACCTCGCTTATCTCTCGTTGATGACGCTGTTCCCCTTCTTCATCGTCGCCGCGGCCGTCGCCAGCATTTTTGGCCGGACGCAGGACGGGATTTCCGCAGTCAACGCCTTCCTTACCACCGTGCCGCACGGTGTCGCCGATGTCGTGCGTCAGCCGATCAGTGATGTGCTGACCGCGCGGTCGGGGCCGCTGCTTTGGCTGGGCGGGCTGGTCGGCTTGTGGACCGTGGGCAGCCTCATCGAAACGATCCGCGATATCATGCGCCGCGCCTATGGAACGAAAAGTACCAAGTCCTTCTGGCATTACCGGCTGGGCGCGGTGGGCATCACGCTGGTCAGCGTGCTGGCGGTGATGTTCGCTTTTTCGATGCAGGTCATGATTACTGGCATCGACCAGTTTCTGCATCAGATCCTGCCTTTCGCGGACGATGCGATCGCGCTGGTATCGTCGCTGAAACTGGTGCCGATGGCGATATTATGCGTCGCCCTGTGGTCGCTTTACGTGTCGCTGACCCCTACGGCTTATAAGGGGCCTGAGTTTCCAAAATGGCCCGGCGCCATCGCCACAGCGCTGTGGTGGTTTGCCGTGACGCTGCTGTTGCCGCCCACATTATCGCTGCTGGGCGGCTATGATCGGACCTATGGCAGCCTGGCCGGTGTGATGATCACGCTCATTTTTTTCTTTCTCGTCGGGCTTGGCGTGGTAATTGGCGCGGAACTGAACGCGGCGCTCGCCGAATTCCCGACAGAGGAATCGCGTGAGACAGCCGACAAACAAGGGAATGAGACGGGAAAATGA
- a CDS encoding PhzF family phenazine biosynthesis protein has protein sequence MTSLPFFQVDAFADAPFTGNPAAVMPLDTWLADDVLQAIAAENNLSETAFAVVTPDDAEADFALRWFTPTVEVKLCGHATLASGHVLIQGDAIRFRTRHAGVLTVERTGERYALSLPAWNVTPRAMPDLAAAMGGEVQESFWRDGGYTIFTYADAAAVRALTPDFAALRKAGDIMFIATAPGEDSDMVSRVFVPGGGVDEDPVTGSAHGLLTPFWAARLGRDRLSAVQASARGGRLECSLQGDRAILSGACRTVIEGRFFL, from the coding sequence ATGACCAGCCTGCCCTTTTTTCAGGTCGATGCCTTTGCCGATGCGCCCTTCACCGGCAATCCCGCTGCCGTCATGCCGCTCGACACATGGCTGGCGGATGATGTGCTGCAAGCGATAGCGGCGGAGAACAACCTGTCCGAAACCGCCTTCGCCGTGGTGACACCCGATGATGCGGAGGCGGATTTTGCGCTGCGCTGGTTCACGCCCACGGTCGAAGTGAAGCTGTGCGGCCATGCGACGCTGGCGAGCGGGCATGTGCTGATTCAGGGAGATGCCATCCGCTTTCGCACGCGCCATGCCGGGGTGCTGACCGTCGAGCGGACGGGAGAACGCTATGCGCTGTCGCTCCCGGCCTGGAATGTGACGCCGCGCGCCATGCCCGATCTGGCGGCGGCGATGGGCGGAGAGGTGCAGGAATCCTTCTGGCGGGACGGTGGCTATACGATCTTCACCTATGCCGATGCAGCGGCGGTCCGCGCGCTAACCCCGGACTTCGCGGCGCTCCGCAAGGCGGGGGACATCATGTTCATCGCTACCGCGCCCGGCGAGGACAGCGACATGGTGAGCCGGGTATTCGTACCCGGCGGCGGGGTGGATGAGGACCCGGTGACGGGATCGGCCCATGGCCTCCTGACCCCCTTCTGGGCAGCGCGGCTGGGGCGCGATCGGTTGAGTGCGGTGCAGGCGTCGGCGCGGGGCGGGCGGCTCGAATGTTCGCTTCAAGGCGACCGGGCGATATTGAGCGGGGCGTGCCGGACGGTGATCGAGGGGCGGTTCTTTCTTTAG
- a CDS encoding SLC13 family permease, giving the protein MQAVAALLGAYRAEIGLFVLLIMFVEFVRERYPATVVAVLGACAYAALGLIDEEGLFSVFSNSAPLTIGAMFVLTGALIRTGTINRVADIIMARAEKHPRLAIAEVMLGGTIASAFLNNTPVVVVMIPIIFKLAQVTGVPVKKLMMPVSIVAVLGGCLTLIGTSTNLIVAGIAREQGMTPFGIFDITPYGLAGVIAGLATLVGLSFLLPSDPPAISAEDGGNAQDYLTELVVRQDSDLIGREIGSLGVFGRSVALLALKRGGQIQRGDLDAEELRGGDRLIVRADGTAIMTLRESGRFEMGIAADSAAPASEGTVIEAMVAPSHPSIGERLADIPFLHALRVRIIGINRSRHLPGPDLSETRVRGADRLLIAGSDDAIRSLRDNPNLMGVDISRTRAFRRNKAWIAILSMVAVVLFSALNIISIGLAAIIAIGVILAARCIDGEEAWAAIDGNVLILIFAMLAVGIALEQAGSVALMVGWITPLLKVAPEWSLVFIIYFFALILSELLSNNAVAALLTPITIALAQQLGVDPRPLVIALMIGASACFATPIGYQTNALVHAAGDYRFADFVRIGVPLNLVVGLAVCASLVMLG; this is encoded by the coding sequence ATGCAGGCTGTTGCCGCGCTGCTGGGCGCCTATCGCGCGGAAATCGGCCTTTTTGTCCTTCTCATCATGTTCGTGGAATTCGTGCGGGAGCGCTATCCCGCAACGGTCGTCGCGGTGCTGGGCGCGTGCGCCTATGCCGCGCTAGGGCTGATCGACGAAGAGGGGCTTTTCTCGGTCTTTTCAAACAGCGCGCCGCTGACCATCGGAGCGATGTTCGTGCTGACGGGCGCGCTGATCCGCACCGGAACGATCAACCGCGTCGCCGACATCATCATGGCGCGCGCTGAAAAACATCCGCGCCTTGCCATTGCAGAGGTCATGCTGGGCGGCACGATCGCGTCGGCTTTCCTGAACAATACGCCGGTCGTCGTGGTGATGATCCCGATCATCTTCAAGCTGGCGCAGGTAACGGGTGTGCCGGTCAAGAAGCTGATGATGCCGGTCAGCATCGTCGCCGTGCTGGGTGGGTGCCTGACCCTGATCGGCACATCCACCAACCTGATCGTGGCGGGGATCGCCCGCGAACAGGGCATGACGCCGTTCGGCATCTTCGACATCACGCCTTATGGCCTGGCAGGGGTCATCGCCGGGCTGGCAACATTGGTCGGCCTCTCCTTTCTTCTGCCGTCCGACCCGCCCGCGATCAGCGCGGAGGATGGCGGCAACGCACAGGATTATCTCACCGAACTGGTGGTGCGGCAGGATAGTGACCTTATCGGGCGCGAGATCGGGTCGCTGGGCGTCTTTGGCCGTTCGGTGGCGCTGCTGGCGTTGAAGCGTGGCGGGCAGATTCAGCGCGGCGATCTGGATGCAGAAGAACTGCGGGGCGGTGATCGGCTGATCGTCCGCGCCGACGGTACCGCAATCATGACGCTGCGCGAATCGGGCAGGTTCGAGATGGGGATCGCCGCCGACTCCGCGGCCCCCGCGAGCGAGGGGACGGTGATTGAGGCGATGGTCGCGCCCAGCCATCCTTCGATCGGCGAGCGCCTTGCCGACATTCCCTTCCTGCATGCGTTGCGGGTACGGATTATCGGCATCAACCGATCGCGCCATTTGCCGGGACCGGACCTGTCCGAGACGCGGGTGCGCGGGGCTGATCGGCTGCTGATTGCAGGCAGTGATGACGCGATACGATCATTGCGCGACAATCCCAACCTGATGGGTGTCGACATCAGCCGCACCCGCGCCTTTCGCCGGAACAAGGCGTGGATCGCGATCCTTTCTATGGTAGCGGTGGTGCTGTTCTCCGCGCTCAATATTATCAGCATCGGCCTGGCCGCGATCATCGCCATCGGCGTTATCCTGGCCGCGCGCTGTATCGACGGGGAAGAGGCGTGGGCAGCGATCGACGGCAATGTGCTGATCCTCATTTTTGCCATGCTGGCCGTGGGGATAGCGCTGGAACAGGCGGGCAGCGTCGCGCTGATGGTCGGATGGATCACGCCGCTGCTGAAGGTCGCGCCGGAATGGTCGCTGGTTTTCATCATCTATTTCTTTGCGCTGATCCTGTCGGAATTGCTGAGCAATAATGCGGTGGCGGCGCTGTTGACGCCGATCACTATTGCGCTGGCTCAGCAATTGGGGGTGGATCCGCGCCCGCTGGTGATCGCGCTGATGATCGGCGCATCGGCCTGTTTCGCGACGCCGATCGGCTATCAGACCAACGCGCTGGTCCATGCCGCCGGGGATTATCGCTTCGCCGATTTCGTGCGGATCGGCGTGCCGCTCAATCTGGTGGTGGGGCTGGCCGTCTGCGCATCGCTGGTTATGCTGGGATAG
- the fabI gene encoding enoyl-ACP reductase FabI, whose translation MNGLMAGKRGLIMGLANDKSLAWGISKALHAQGAELAFAYQGEALAKRVRPLAAEVGSDFLIDCDVSDMDKLDAAFAEIEAKWGGLDFVVHAIGFSDKNELRGLYVDTSLENFLLTMNISAYSFVAVAKRARALMPNGGSILTLSYYGAEKVIPHYNVMGVAKAALETSVKYLAMDLGPENIRVNAISAGPIKTLAASGIGDFRYILKWNELNSPLRRNVTIDDVGGSALYLLSDLASGVTGEIHHVDAGYNVIGMKAEDAPDITLDT comes from the coding sequence ATGAACGGCTTGATGGCTGGCAAGCGCGGTCTGATCATGGGTCTGGCCAATGACAAGTCGCTGGCTTGGGGGATTTCCAAGGCGCTACATGCGCAGGGCGCGGAACTCGCCTTCGCCTATCAGGGCGAGGCGCTGGCGAAGCGGGTGCGCCCACTGGCGGCGGAGGTCGGATCAGACTTTCTGATCGATTGCGACGTGTCCGACATGGACAAGCTGGACGCTGCCTTTGCCGAGATAGAGGCAAAGTGGGGCGGGCTGGACTTCGTTGTGCATGCGATCGGCTTTTCGGACAAGAATGAGCTGCGCGGCCTCTATGTCGACACCAGCCTCGAAAACTTCCTGCTGACCATGAACATCTCCGCTTACAGTTTTGTGGCGGTGGCCAAGCGCGCCCGCGCGCTGATGCCCAATGGCGGCAGCATCCTGACGCTCAGCTATTATGGCGCGGAGAAGGTAATCCCGCACTATAATGTGATGGGCGTGGCGAAGGCGGCGCTGGAAACCAGCGTCAAATATCTGGCGATGGACCTGGGACCGGAGAATATCCGGGTGAACGCCATCTCCGCCGGGCCGATCAAGACGCTGGCCGCGAGCGGCATTGGCGATTTCCGCTATATCCTTAAGTGGAACGAGCTGAACTCGCCGCTGCGCCGCAACGTGACGATCGACGATGTGGGCGGCTCGGCCTTGTACTTGCTGTCTGATCTGGCCAGCGGCGTGACCGGCGAGATCCATCATGTCGATGCGGGCTATAACGTCATCGGCATGAAGGCCGAGGACGCACCGGACATCACGCTCGACACATGA
- the aroC gene encoding chorismate synthase codes for MSFNTFGRVFRFTTWGESHGPAIGTVVDGCPPGLPLSEEDIQPFLDQRKPGTSKFTTQRREPDQVRILSGVFEGKTTGTPISLMIENVDQRSKDYSDVAKAYRPGHADYAYDAKYGFRDYRGGGRSSARETASRVAAGAVARAVLAEVDIFAWVSEIGGDAIDPARFDPEEIGRNPFFCPDPEAAKRWEVLVDAARLDGSSLGAVVECVASGVPAGWGAPLYAKLDSELAAAMMSINAVKGVEIGDGFAAARLRGEENADPMRPGVDGPTFLANHAGGIAGGISTGQPVKIRVAFKPTSSILVPVDTVTRGGEASEIITKGRHDPCVGIRGVPVVEAMMALVLADQKLLDRAQCGDLAR; via the coding sequence ATGAGCTTCAACACATTCGGGCGCGTCTTTCGCTTCACCACCTGGGGGGAGAGCCATGGTCCCGCGATTGGGACCGTGGTCGATGGTTGCCCGCCGGGTCTGCCGTTGTCGGAGGAGGATATTCAGCCCTTCCTTGACCAGCGCAAGCCTGGCACATCGAAATTCACGACCCAGCGGCGCGAGCCGGATCAGGTCCGCATCCTGTCCGGCGTGTTCGAGGGGAAGACTACCGGCACGCCGATCAGCCTGATGATCGAGAATGTCGATCAGCGGTCGAAAGATTATTCGGACGTCGCCAAGGCCTATCGCCCCGGCCATGCCGATTATGCCTATGACGCCAAATATGGCTTTCGTGATTATCGCGGCGGCGGGCGTTCGTCGGCGCGCGAAACGGCGAGCCGGGTGGCGGCGGGCGCGGTCGCGCGCGCGGTGTTGGCTGAGGTCGATATTTTCGCCTGGGTCAGTGAGATTGGCGGCGACGCGATCGACCCGGCGCGCTTCGACCCCGAAGAGATTGGCCGCAATCCCTTTTTCTGCCCTGACCCGGAAGCGGCGAAGCGCTGGGAAGTGCTGGTGGATGCCGCGCGGCTCGACGGGTCGTCGCTTGGTGCGGTGGTGGAATGCGTCGCCAGCGGTGTGCCCGCAGGCTGGGGCGCGCCGCTCTATGCCAAGCTCGACAGCGAACTGGCGGCTGCGATGATGAGCATCAACGCGGTCAAGGGCGTCGAGATCGGCGATGGCTTTGCCGCGGCTCGTTTGCGCGGCGAAGAGAATGCCGATCCGATGCGGCCGGGTGTTGATGGCCCGACTTTCCTCGCCAATCATGCGGGCGGGATTGCCGGGGGTATTTCCACGGGCCAGCCGGTGAAGATACGGGTCGCGTTCAAGCCGACCAGTTCGATCCTGGTGCCGGTCGACACTGTCACGCGTGGGGGCGAGGCGTCCGAGATCATCACCAAGGGCCGCCATGACCCCTGCGTCGGCATCCGCGGCGTGCCGGTGGTCGAAGCGATGATGGCGCTGGTATTGGCGGATCAGAAGCTGCTGGATCGCGCCCAATGTGGTGATCTGGCTCGTTGA